One segment of Opitutaceae bacterium DNA contains the following:
- a CDS encoding sodium:solute symporter, with protein sequence MRPLDYLVLVASMVGIAAYGVWRSRNRATLEGYLSGQKDVGWGTIGLSVMATQASAVTFLSTPGQGFESGMGFVQNYFGLPFALIIVAAVFLPLYRRSGVFTAYEYLGRRFDGKTRLLGAALFLLQRGFASGITIYAPAIVLSTVMGWDLDLTILGTGILTIVYTAVGGNDAVNITQKYQMAVIFVGMATAFAVLLLKLPAEVSVREAFAVAAGFDKLNAVVYSLDLNQRYTIWSGVFGGIFLSLSYFGTDQSQVQRYLSGTSVRESRLGLMFNAVMKIPMQFFILLLGVMLFVFYQFAPSPVFFDQTTWKHHVNAQGGEVLKAYETSYSDRMETKRAALRAWLDARSHGDASATEKALAAVRSAHAAAQAVRAEAKATLLARDPAVKTKDSDYVFITFILEQLPVGLVGLLIAVIFAAALSSLSAEMSALGTTTSIDIYHHVINPRGSDNQSLLVSKIATAGWGVVGILFALFANVVENLVEAINILGSLFYGVILGLFLVAFVLRRVQGHAAFWGAILAQTGVLVCFANLKISYLWYNLIGCFACMVFSALIQAFLRTPPAGRPVTATA encoded by the coding sequence ATGAGGCCGCTCGATTATCTTGTGCTCGTGGCCTCGATGGTGGGCATCGCCGCGTATGGAGTCTGGCGCTCGCGCAATCGCGCGACACTCGAGGGCTACTTGAGCGGGCAAAAGGACGTCGGCTGGGGAACCATCGGGCTGTCTGTAATGGCAACTCAGGCGAGCGCAGTGACGTTTCTGTCCACGCCTGGCCAGGGCTTCGAAAGCGGAATGGGATTTGTTCAGAACTATTTTGGTCTGCCCTTCGCACTGATCATCGTGGCGGCCGTCTTTCTGCCGTTGTACCGCCGCAGCGGCGTATTCACCGCCTATGAGTATCTGGGCAGGCGCTTTGACGGAAAGACGCGACTGCTCGGTGCCGCGCTCTTCCTTCTTCAGCGCGGATTTGCATCGGGAATCACGATCTATGCCCCGGCAATCGTGCTCTCCACCGTCATGGGCTGGGATCTGGACCTGACGATCCTTGGGACCGGGATCCTGACCATCGTCTACACCGCTGTCGGAGGAAACGATGCGGTCAACATCACACAAAAATACCAGATGGCTGTCATCTTTGTCGGCATGGCCACGGCGTTTGCCGTGCTCCTCCTGAAGCTTCCGGCGGAGGTCTCGGTGCGGGAGGCCTTTGCCGTGGCTGCAGGCTTCGACAAGCTGAACGCGGTCGTCTACTCGCTCGATCTGAATCAGCGCTACACGATCTGGTCGGGCGTGTTCGGGGGCATTTTTCTCTCCCTTTCCTATTTCGGAACGGACCAGTCCCAGGTTCAGCGATACCTTTCAGGAACCTCGGTGCGCGAAAGCCGCCTCGGGCTCATGTTCAACGCTGTCATGAAGATTCCGATGCAGTTCTTCATTCTCCTGCTCGGCGTCATGCTCTTCGTGTTCTATCAGTTCGCACCCTCCCCCGTCTTTTTCGATCAGACCACGTGGAAGCATCACGTGAATGCGCAGGGCGGAGAGGTCCTGAAGGCCTACGAGACCAGCTATTCCGACCGCATGGAGACAAAGCGCGCCGCGCTGCGCGCGTGGCTCGACGCCCGATCCCACGGAGATGCCAGCGCCACAGAAAAGGCGCTTGCCGCGGTTCGTTCCGCCCACGCCGCCGCCCAGGCGGTTCGCGCGGAAGCCAAGGCCACCCTGCTCGCCAGGGATCCGGCCGTGAAGACAAAGGACTCCGACTACGTTTTCATCACGTTCATCCTTGAACAACTTCCCGTGGGGCTGGTCGGCCTCCTCATCGCCGTGATATTTGCCGCGGCTCTTTCCTCGCTTTCCGCCGAAATGAGCGCACTCGGCACGACGACATCAATCGACATCTACCACCACGTCATCAATCCAAGGGGCTCGGACAACCAGTCATTGCTTGTGTCCAAGATCGCCACTGCTGGCTGGGGTGTTGTCGGCATCCTGTTTGCCCTCTTTGCAAACGTCGTCGAGAACCTCGTCGAGGCGATCAACATTCTCGGATCGCTATTTTACGGCGTCATTCTCGGCCTTTTCCTCGTCGCATTCGTCCTCCGCCGGGTTCAGGGGCATGCCGCGTTCTGGGGGGCGATCCTGGCTCAGACTGGCGTCCTTGTCTGTTTCGCCAATCTCAAGATCAGCTATCTGTGGTACAATCTGATCGGCTGCTTTGCATGCATGGTGTTCAGCGCCCTGATCCAGGCGTTTTTGCGCACTCCGCCCGCCGGGCGGCCAGTCACTGCCACCGCATGA